A genome region from Streptomyces sp. NBC_01296 includes the following:
- a CDS encoding helix-turn-helix domain-containing protein, whose amino-acid sequence MSSSWPTPWTASPQLGPAAASAAGRPRLSPEQAALAQQLYDAREKTVQQIADLFGVPRSTVYGHLDKTKAVPRQPKKTTITKP is encoded by the coding sequence GTGAGCTCATCGTGGCCAACACCATGGACGGCCTCGCCTCAGCTCGGGCCCGCGGCCGCGTCGGCGGCCGGACGGCCCCGCCTCAGCCCAGAACAGGCCGCGCTCGCCCAGCAGCTGTACGACGCCCGCGAGAAGACCGTCCAGCAGATCGCGGACCTGTTCGGCGTTCCCCGTTCCACGGTCTACGGGCACCTCGACAAGACCAAGGCTGTGCCCCGCCAGCCCAAGAAGACCACGATCACGAAACCCTGA
- a CDS encoding IS30 family transposase, which produces MRDYGFSPAQQDEIWRRWREGQSFSLIARALGAPMQHARRFLYQSGGVRLVPQARSERHLSGREREEISRGIAAGESARQLAKRLGRSPSTVSREIARNGGRDRYRAATADAAAYGRGCRPKQAKLAQRPALRVLVEAKLALCWSPEQIAGWLRRQFPGDASMQISHEAIYLSLYDPRRRQAIDRSLTQRLRSGRPMRRPKLARRPTGRGIIRGMVSITDRPAEVEDRKVPGHWEGDLVMGSRPSAVATLVEHTSRYTTIVALPDGIKAEQVTPHLTRSLLSIPPQLRRTLTWDRGREIAEHQAITAETRMPIYLCKPRSPWQRGTNENTNRLLRQYLPKGADLRTFSQADLDAIAHELNHRPRKTHGYRTPAEVYAGLLNSGDALTA; this is translated from the coding sequence GTGCGTGACTACGGGTTTTCGCCGGCTCAGCAGGACGAGATATGGAGACGCTGGCGCGAGGGGCAGTCGTTCAGCCTGATCGCGCGGGCGCTCGGGGCACCGATGCAGCACGCTCGTCGCTTCCTGTACCAGAGCGGCGGCGTCCGCCTCGTCCCGCAAGCGCGGTCAGAGCGGCATTTGAGTGGCCGCGAAAGGGAGGAGATCTCTCGCGGCATCGCGGCGGGAGAATCGGCCCGGCAGCTGGCCAAGCGGCTGGGCCGGTCCCCTTCGACCGTCTCCCGCGAGATCGCCCGCAACGGCGGCCGAGACCGTTACCGAGCCGCCACCGCCGATGCAGCTGCCTACGGACGCGGGTGTCGGCCCAAGCAGGCCAAGCTCGCCCAGCGGCCCGCTCTGCGCGTCCTGGTGGAGGCCAAGCTGGCTCTGTGCTGGTCACCCGAGCAGATCGCAGGATGGCTGCGACGGCAGTTTCCTGGTGACGCCTCCATGCAGATCTCGCACGAAGCGATCTATCTCTCGCTCTACGACCCTCGCCGGCGCCAGGCGATCGACCGCAGCCTCACCCAGCGGCTGAGGTCAGGCAGGCCGATGCGCCGTCCGAAGCTCGCCCGCCGTCCCACGGGCCGGGGGATCATCCGCGGCATGGTGTCCATCACCGACCGCCCCGCCGAGGTCGAGGACCGCAAGGTCCCCGGCCATTGGGAGGGCGACCTCGTGATGGGCAGCCGGCCCTCGGCAGTCGCCACGCTGGTCGAACACACCAGCCGCTACACGACCATCGTCGCGCTGCCGGACGGCATCAAGGCCGAGCAGGTCACCCCGCATCTCACCAGGAGCCTCCTCAGCATCCCGCCCCAACTGCGTCGAACGCTCACTTGGGACCGCGGCCGGGAGATAGCCGAGCACCAGGCCATCACCGCCGAGACCCGGATGCCGATCTACCTCTGCAAGCCGCGCAGCCCGTGGCAGCGCGGCACCAATGAGAACACCAACCGACTGCTACGGCAGTACCTACCCAAGGGAGCTGACCTCCGCACGTTCAGCCAGGCCGACCTGGACGCCATCGCCCACGAACTCAACCACCGTCCACGCAAGACCCACGGCTACCGCACTCCCGCGGAGGTCTACGCTGGGCTCCTGAACAGCGGTGATGCGCTGACCGCTTGA
- a CDS encoding TetR/AcrR family transcriptional regulator: MTTKPSVLRADARRNRERILEAAVRAFSEKGPDVAIDTIAKAAGVGSATLYRHFPTREALVEAAYRNELARVCDSAAQRLADHAPDEALRLWMDDFIDYLAAKQGMADALRAAVASGADPFAQTLDKLATAIDTLLSAGADANLLRRDIDPFDVGFSLAGVALVTSAPDQRERAGRLLDLLLDGLRYGANGPASRS, translated from the coding sequence TTGACCACCAAGCCGAGCGTGTTGCGCGCCGATGCCCGCCGCAATCGGGAACGCATCCTGGAGGCGGCCGTACGCGCCTTCTCCGAGAAAGGCCCGGACGTCGCGATCGACACGATCGCCAAGGCCGCGGGCGTCGGCTCGGCCACGCTCTACCGCCACTTCCCTACCCGCGAGGCGCTCGTCGAGGCGGCCTACCGCAACGAGCTCGCCCGCGTCTGCGACAGCGCAGCGCAACGGCTGGCCGACCATGCGCCGGACGAGGCGCTCCGCCTGTGGATGGACGACTTCATCGACTACCTGGCGGCCAAGCAGGGCATGGCGGACGCACTGCGGGCCGCGGTCGCCTCCGGCGCCGACCCCTTCGCCCAGACCCTCGACAAACTCGCCACCGCGATCGACACCCTGCTGAGCGCCGGCGCCGACGCCAACCTCCTGCGCCGGGACATCGACCCCTTCGACGTCGGCTTCAGCCTGGCCGGCGTCGCGCTGGTCACCAGCGCTCCCGACCAACGCGAACGGGCTGGCCGCCTCCTCGACCTGCTCCTCGACGGCCTGCGATACGGAGCGAACGGACCAGCATCCCGCTCGTGA
- a CDS encoding SDR family NAD(P)-dependent oxidoreductase: MTVQQPIGSGFGARSTAAEVLAGLDLTGRLAVVTGGSSGLGLETSRALRGAGASVVVAVRRPEAAAEAFDAADGVEVRRLDLGDQASVHTFADEFLATGRGIDILINNAGVMALPETRLGPGWEGQFATNHLGHYTLTNRLWPALAADGGARVVALSSVGHRYSPIRWDDVMFDHGYDKAVAYGQSKTANALFAVHLDALGREQQVRAFAVAPGAVMTPLQRHMTREEMIAFGWIDEQGNIAPGFKTPEQGAATQVWAATSPQLADEGGVYLNDCDVAQLSQDDAPGVRPYAVDPDQAARLWTLSAQLTDTNAFATR, translated from the coding sequence ATGACAGTTCAGCAGCCCATCGGCTCCGGCTTCGGGGCCCGCAGCACCGCGGCCGAGGTCCTGGCCGGCCTCGACCTCACCGGAAGGCTCGCCGTCGTCACCGGCGGCAGCTCCGGGCTGGGGTTGGAGACCAGCCGCGCCCTGCGCGGGGCTGGCGCGAGCGTCGTCGTCGCCGTCCGCCGTCCGGAGGCGGCCGCGGAAGCCTTCGACGCCGCGGACGGGGTCGAGGTGCGCCGCCTGGACCTGGGCGACCAGGCCAGCGTGCACACCTTCGCGGACGAATTCCTGGCCACGGGCCGCGGCATCGACATCCTCATCAACAACGCGGGCGTGATGGCCCTGCCCGAGACCCGCCTCGGTCCCGGCTGGGAGGGGCAGTTCGCCACCAACCACCTGGGCCACTACACGCTCACGAACCGGCTGTGGCCCGCACTCGCAGCCGACGGCGGCGCGCGCGTGGTCGCGCTCAGCTCGGTGGGGCACCGCTACTCGCCGATCCGCTGGGACGACGTCATGTTCGACCACGGATACGACAAGGCCGTCGCCTACGGGCAGTCCAAGACCGCGAACGCGCTGTTCGCGGTCCACCTCGATGCGCTGGGCCGCGAGCAGCAGGTGCGCGCTTTCGCCGTCGCCCCCGGCGCCGTCATGACCCCGCTCCAGCGGCACATGACCCGCGAGGAGATGATCGCGTTCGGCTGGATCGACGAGCAGGGCAACATCGCCCCCGGCTTCAAGACCCCCGAACAGGGCGCCGCCACCCAGGTCTGGGCGGCCACCTCCCCGCAGCTGGCCGACGAGGGCGGTGTCTACCTGAACGACTGCGACGTCGCCCAGCTCTCCCAGGACGACGCGCCCGGAGTGCGGCCCTACGCGGTTGACCCGGACCAGGCGGCCCGCCTGTGGACCCTGTCCGCCCAGCTGACCGACACCAACGCGTTCGCGACCCGGTGA
- a CDS encoding DUF6841 family protein, which produces MTNTDLTAVANEAQAWFDGYVETFIALAAQGSTDPAPLLDYFSVPISMTTGAAHAVLTSAEALSQGLGHELRGLRDADYGGSKALDPVVRALNERAAEIEVTWARQDREGREFQRVRVLYLVARTDAGWRTVASVILAG; this is translated from the coding sequence ATGACGAACACCGACCTGACCGCCGTCGCGAACGAAGCGCAGGCATGGTTCGACGGATACGTCGAGACGTTCATCGCACTGGCGGCACAGGGCAGCACCGACCCCGCGCCGCTGCTGGACTACTTCTCCGTGCCGATCAGCATGACCACCGGGGCGGCCCACGCCGTGCTCACCTCCGCGGAGGCGCTCTCCCAGGGCCTTGGACACGAGCTGCGCGGACTGCGGGACGCCGACTACGGGGGCAGCAAGGCCCTGGACCCGGTGGTGCGCGCGCTCAACGAGCGGGCCGCCGAGATCGAGGTGACCTGGGCGCGCCAGGACCGCGAGGGGCGGGAGTTCCAGCGTGTCCGTGTGCTCTACCTCGTCGCCCGGACCGACGCGGGCTGGCGGACCGTCGCGTCCGTGATCCTGGCCGGCTGA
- a CDS encoding DUF1918 domain-containing protein: MHASKGDRLVVHGRVVGEHDRVVEIVEVLGPDGSPPYKVRAANGLESIMSPGPDSQVQHLKSDQT; this comes from the coding sequence GTGCACGCCTCAAAAGGGGACCGCCTCGTAGTGCACGGCCGAGTCGTGGGCGAGCATGATCGAGTTGTCGAGATCGTCGAAGTCCTCGGCCCGGATGGATCACCGCCCTACAAGGTGAGGGCCGCAAATGGTCTCGAAAGCATCATGTCGCCCGGGCCGGACAGTCAGGTTCAGCACCTCAAGAGCGACCAGACCTGA
- a CDS encoding PP2C family protein-serine/threonine phosphatase yields the protein MGEEIAEDRSEGFGERLLGLLLDRARLLPPQLIAPLIAEEVGRVGGRDVSILLQDYAQELLVPLPGRKLHVGQPESVIDSHAGRAFLRGQVVEVPQARGGVRMYLPLLDGGDTVGVMALTLDDVGGDDRRLLSRLSCLVADLLVTKNAYTDQFFQARRREPMSVSAEIQWTLLPPLSMAVPQVEVAGILEPAYRVAGDSFDYALNDNILHAAVIDAMGHGVEAATLATVAIGAYRHARRVFISLAEKYAFMDDAISRQFGPDRFVTAQLMHINVATGAMELVNAGHPAPLLIRDGRVVQQLESATTLPVGFGGEEPRIREHSLQQGDRVLCYTDGIIEEHVAGGDLFGEERLIRCVDSLGEEPSQGLRADLRRLSHMLKSERGGHTSDDATLFMIEWRGGAADHLAVLG from the coding sequence ATGGGTGAGGAGATCGCGGAGGACCGGTCGGAGGGTTTCGGTGAGCGGCTGCTTGGCCTGCTGCTGGATCGGGCGCGGCTGCTGCCGCCGCAGCTGATCGCGCCGTTGATCGCGGAGGAGGTGGGCAGGGTCGGGGGTCGTGATGTCTCCATCCTGCTCCAGGACTATGCGCAGGAGCTGCTGGTGCCGCTGCCGGGCAGGAAACTGCACGTCGGCCAGCCCGAATCGGTGATCGACTCCCACGCCGGCCGGGCCTTTCTGCGCGGGCAGGTCGTCGAGGTGCCGCAGGCCCGCGGGGGCGTCCGGATGTATCTGCCGCTGCTGGACGGCGGCGACACGGTGGGCGTGATGGCCCTCACCCTGGACGACGTCGGCGGCGACGACCGGCGGCTGCTGAGCCGGCTCTCATGCCTGGTGGCCGACCTGCTGGTCACCAAGAACGCCTACACCGACCAGTTCTTCCAGGCCCGGCGCCGGGAGCCGATGAGCGTGTCCGCGGAGATCCAGTGGACCCTGCTGCCGCCGCTGTCGATGGCCGTGCCGCAGGTCGAGGTGGCCGGCATCCTGGAGCCCGCCTACCGCGTCGCCGGCGACAGCTTCGACTACGCGCTCAACGACAACATCCTGCACGCCGCCGTGATCGACGCGATGGGCCACGGCGTGGAAGCCGCCACCCTGGCGACCGTGGCCATCGGCGCCTATCGCCACGCCCGCCGCGTGTTCATCAGCCTGGCCGAGAAGTACGCGTTCATGGACGATGCCATCTCCCGGCAGTTCGGCCCCGACCGCTTCGTCACAGCGCAGCTGATGCACATCAACGTCGCCACCGGTGCGATGGAGCTGGTCAACGCGGGCCACCCCGCGCCGCTGCTGATCCGCGACGGGCGGGTCGTTCAACAGCTGGAGAGCGCGACGACGCTGCCCGTCGGATTCGGCGGTGAGGAGCCCCGGATCAGAGAGCACTCACTCCAGCAAGGCGACCGCGTGCTGTGCTACACCGACGGCATCATCGAGGAGCACGTCGCCGGCGGGGACCTGTTCGGCGAGGAACGCCTCATCCGCTGCGTCGACAGCCTGGGGGAGGAACCCTCTCAAGGGCTGCGGGCGGATCTGCGCCGGCTTTCCCACATGCTGAAGAGCGAACGGGGCGGGCATACCAGCGACGACGCCACCCTTTTCATGATCGAGTGGCGCGGGGGCGCCGCCGACCACCTCGCGGTCCTTGGCTGA
- a CDS encoding WD40 repeat domain-containing protein — MSSDRRTVALLEGSGAELWSPLSRTKRSTVTSDPDGKHDLVNVQISSNGQRLAALRDTKVEIWDTAKEKASMLGSLPAIEPDRRDRATTEYAFSPDGTALAMQVIREIRANLGPPGGSGAVFFDPDGKSVVAAPHFGRVAFPSGEVLAKGAPSVEVDSISDDGSTLYTHARGYRPYVRLWDSRKLQPAGEDLRTGPVFPPLSNPERATRRLARRPAVRHRAREAPGYQIRVWDNRTRAQLGVALTGPVDEIVALAFTPDGSALTSVDKRGRFYTHTIAPAQLVRDLCAKSGVLTEERWRGRCLQCSNDLHCGQIPRQARIRRPNTGGLRPARPGSASAAWMTSPRFWPAPWSPSRGS; from the coding sequence GTGAGCTCCGACCGGCGCACCGTTGCGCTCCTCGAGGGCTCCGGAGCCGAGCTCTGGTCGCCCCTGTCGCGAACCAAGCGTTCCACCGTGACGTCGGACCCCGACGGCAAGCACGACCTGGTGAACGTCCAGATCAGCAGCAACGGGCAACGGCTCGCCGCCCTCCGTGACACGAAGGTCGAGATCTGGGACACGGCCAAGGAGAAGGCCTCGATGCTCGGCAGTCTGCCCGCCATCGAGCCGGACCGGCGCGACAGGGCCACGACCGAGTACGCCTTCTCGCCGGACGGCACCGCGCTCGCCATGCAGGTCATCCGTGAGATACGTGCCAACCTCGGTCCCCCGGGCGGCTCGGGGGCCGTCTTCTTCGATCCCGACGGCAAGTCCGTGGTGGCCGCACCCCACTTCGGCAGGGTCGCGTTCCCCTCCGGCGAGGTCCTCGCCAAGGGCGCTCCGAGCGTGGAAGTGGACTCCATCAGCGACGACGGCTCGACGCTCTACACCCACGCCCGCGGCTACCGACCCTACGTACGCCTCTGGGACTCCCGGAAGCTCCAGCCGGCGGGCGAGGACCTGCGTACGGGCCCGGTGTTCCCTCCCCTCTCCAATCCGGAGAGGGCCACCCGCCGCCTCGCCCGACGGCCGGCTGTTCGCCATCGTGCACGGGAAGCCCCCGGCTACCAGATCAGGGTGTGGGACAACCGCACCCGAGCCCAGCTCGGCGTCGCCCTCACGGGGCCCGTGGACGAGATCGTCGCGCTCGCGTTCACCCCCGACGGCTCGGCACTGACCAGCGTGGACAAGCGAGGCAGGTTCTACACCCACACCATCGCCCCCGCACAACTGGTCCGGGACCTCTGCGCCAAGTCGGGCGTCCTCACCGAGGAGCGATGGAGGGGGCGGTGCCTACAATGCTCGAATGATCTTCATTGTGGTCAGATTCCCCGTCAAGCCCGAATACGTCGACCAAACACTGGCGGCCTCCGCCCGGCCAGGCCAGGGTCGGCAAGCGCCGCCTGGATGACGTCGCCAAGATTTTGGCCGGCGCCCTGGTCGCCGTCGCGGGGATCATGA
- a CDS encoding helix-turn-helix transcriptional regulator, whose product MIESASRPADRSSSSRDRRHSSVRQGTRRGVLRVPGPVHRHPCERGRRGLRARLHPACGLVRPRRRPSAQPADPRLPAVDVHRGTRGPRRTARHGWEAHTGTEHIVAGHVADGHSNPEIATRMSISRRTVSTHVSNICRKLEMASSVELAAEDYPLAAPGPRTAGELTASRAPSPDTADTPEESLRQLTDVSAPARSYFGGATTARSSSCDRRRRTNGTTMSVDAIPLRTTAALLSLSPTVALSTLAAGPTHADSPTGKGPSTHTSSTVASSGAATVCGGFR is encoded by the coding sequence GTGATCGAAAGTGCATCGCGGCCGGCAGACCGCAGCAGCAGCTCACGTGACCGCCGCCACAGCAGCGTCCGACAGGGGACCCGTCGCGGGGTTCTACGAGTACCTGGCCCTGTGCACCGACACCCTTGTGAACGAGGCCGAAGAGGACTCCGGGCGCGCCTACACCCGGCTTGCGGACTCGTTCGACCGCGGCGTCGGCCATCTGCCCAGCCAGCTGATCCCCGGCTTCCTGCCGTCGATGTCCACCGAGGAACGCGAGGACCACGGAGGACAGCCCGTCACGGCTGGGAGGCGCACACCGGCACTGAACACATCGTCGCGGGCCATGTCGCCGACGGCCACTCCAACCCGGAGATCGCTACCCGTATGTCCATATCGCGACGCACCGTCAGCACCCATGTGTCCAACATCTGCAGGAAACTGGAGATGGCCTCGAGCGTCGAACTCGCGGCCGAAGATTATCCGTTGGCAGCACCCGGACCGCGCACAGCCGGAGAACTGACCGCGTCCCGCGCCCCCAGCCCGGACACCGCGGACACTCCCGAAGAATCCCTACGTCAGCTGACGGATGTATCGGCCCCTGCACGCTCCTACTTTGGCGGTGCCACGACGGCCCGCTCCTCCTCGTGCGACCGTCGAAGACGAACGAACGGAACCACCATGAGCGTTGACGCGATCCCGCTCCGTACCACCGCCGCACTTCTTTCGCTCTCACCTACCGTCGCCCTGTCGACACTCGCCGCCGGACCGACCCACGCAGACAGCCCGACCGGTAAGGGTCCATCTACCCACACCAGTAGCACCGTGGCGTCATCGGGTGCGGCCACCGTATGCGGGGGATTCCGCTGA
- a CDS encoding ATP-binding protein, whose translation MQFLGPRLVGRDAETEILTTLAVRAARGTGQAAFIVGEAGAGKTALLRCAAADAEGAGLQALWGSAQELEAHRPFALISACLGIDDGPMDPLRARAAEVLLGQARYGLPGTPGGADFATVEAMCVLVEEICAQGPVALFLDDLQWADRASVLVLQRLVQSVAQLPLLIVGALRPVPRVVEVDVLARGLRGGNRTVLQLGPLASWAVPLLVADVIGHEPGPRLLRLCEGAAGNPLYLEELIAALRREEAITLNGAVAEVTADCPVPAIDTLITHRLAYLRDEVLQVLRAASVLGAGCTLHDLGAVLEVPAHVLLTTVADAEAAGILTPDGPRVVFRHDLVRQALHDAVPSSVRSLLHIRAAQALTRAGAAPERVAGHLLEAAPADGEFLVPWITGSAAQLTARAPGLALRLLGTALEIADPADPCYEQLRLHHVVAQLSSGLLAEAEESARIALARPADPGLEDLFRWIIVQAAFARGRPDVALAETRLTCGTAGVPTLDAVRFQAFASVCLFALGRLPEAGAVASAARRAAAELGDATALAYALQVLAAKHFLEAPGLEALELARQASRLTPETIHPAQWLGLQLALANCYMELDLTPDAERTLASVRPSAEDLGGVFLPWYHLSCALLAFHAGRWEDAMAEVDAGLDPGVHFAMSRALRALAGAIAVHQGRRDDAESHMSQAAAAQDSGTVSWFYEYVLLCTQALLDEAQGHPERAFRRLAHSFDAGIGHLPGQLILSFLTPDLVRLALDQGDSPAARRYAQAARSRAAHSSAPYHLGDACRCEGLIAQDPELLLEAARHYSEATRPLNQAHALTDAAEMHAIRGRPSDGRAHLERALAIYAGLGAVWDAARATARLRAVSVSRGNRGPRNTVRLGWEALTSTERIIAGHVAAGHSNPETAARMCISRRTVSTHVSNILRKLGLTSRVELATEVIRRNSLPEHQQP comes from the coding sequence GTGCAATTCTTGGGGCCTCGCCTCGTCGGACGCGATGCCGAAACGGAGATCCTCACCACTCTGGCGGTACGTGCCGCGCGCGGCACGGGACAGGCCGCGTTCATCGTCGGCGAGGCCGGGGCGGGCAAGACGGCGCTGCTTCGGTGCGCGGCGGCAGACGCCGAAGGCGCCGGCCTCCAGGCGCTGTGGGGATCTGCTCAGGAGTTGGAGGCGCATCGCCCGTTCGCGTTGATATCGGCCTGCCTGGGGATCGATGACGGCCCTATGGACCCCCTGAGGGCGCGGGCCGCCGAAGTCCTCCTGGGGCAGGCTCGGTACGGGCTGCCGGGCACGCCGGGAGGCGCGGATTTCGCCACCGTGGAAGCCATGTGCGTTCTGGTGGAGGAGATCTGTGCGCAGGGGCCCGTAGCGCTCTTCCTCGATGATCTTCAGTGGGCCGATCGGGCCAGTGTGCTGGTATTGCAGCGGCTCGTGCAATCGGTGGCTCAGTTGCCGCTGCTGATCGTCGGGGCGCTTCGCCCGGTTCCCCGGGTGGTGGAGGTCGACGTACTCGCCCGTGGGCTGCGAGGCGGCAACCGTACGGTGCTGCAGCTCGGTCCGTTGGCCTCCTGGGCCGTGCCCTTGTTGGTGGCCGACGTGATCGGGCATGAGCCCGGTCCTCGGTTGCTTCGGCTGTGCGAGGGGGCGGCAGGCAACCCGCTGTACCTGGAGGAGCTGATTGCCGCCCTTCGACGGGAAGAGGCGATCACGCTGAACGGGGCTGTCGCGGAGGTCACGGCCGATTGCCCCGTTCCGGCGATCGACACGCTGATCACTCACCGGCTGGCGTACCTGCGTGACGAGGTCCTGCAGGTGTTGCGCGCGGCGTCCGTGCTGGGAGCCGGCTGCACGCTCCACGATCTGGGAGCAGTACTGGAGGTGCCGGCCCACGTCCTGCTCACCACCGTCGCTGATGCCGAAGCGGCCGGAATCCTGACTCCTGACGGCCCACGCGTCGTCTTCCGTCATGACCTGGTGCGCCAAGCTCTGCACGACGCCGTGCCGAGTTCCGTACGCTCGCTGCTACACATCCGGGCCGCGCAGGCTCTGACCCGGGCCGGGGCGGCGCCCGAGCGCGTTGCCGGACATCTGCTGGAAGCCGCCCCTGCGGACGGGGAGTTTTTGGTTCCCTGGATAACCGGGTCCGCAGCGCAGCTCACCGCGCGTGCGCCCGGTCTGGCTCTGCGGCTGCTGGGCACGGCGCTGGAGATCGCCGATCCCGCTGACCCGTGCTACGAGCAGTTACGTCTGCACCATGTCGTCGCGCAACTGTCATCAGGTCTTCTGGCCGAGGCCGAGGAGAGCGCCCGCATCGCTCTGGCCAGACCCGCCGATCCGGGTCTGGAAGATCTGTTTCGCTGGATCATCGTGCAGGCCGCGTTCGCGCGCGGCCGCCCCGACGTCGCTCTGGCAGAAACCCGTCTTACGTGCGGAACAGCAGGCGTGCCGACACTCGATGCGGTCCGGTTCCAAGCATTTGCATCGGTATGCCTCTTCGCCCTGGGGAGGCTGCCGGAAGCGGGAGCTGTGGCTTCCGCTGCGCGGCGAGCGGCTGCCGAGCTGGGCGACGCAACGGCCTTGGCCTACGCCCTGCAAGTGCTGGCCGCCAAGCATTTCCTGGAGGCTCCTGGCCTTGAAGCACTGGAGCTTGCCCGTCAGGCGTCGCGTCTGACACCCGAGACGATCCACCCGGCGCAGTGGCTCGGGCTGCAGCTCGCGCTGGCCAACTGCTACATGGAACTGGATCTGACCCCGGACGCGGAGCGCACCTTGGCGAGCGTGCGCCCAAGCGCCGAGGACCTCGGGGGTGTGTTCCTGCCGTGGTACCACCTGTCCTGTGCGCTGCTGGCGTTCCATGCCGGCCGGTGGGAGGACGCGATGGCAGAGGTGGACGCCGGCCTCGACCCCGGCGTCCACTTTGCAATGAGCCGGGCGTTGCGAGCGTTGGCGGGGGCAATAGCCGTCCATCAAGGCCGGCGGGACGACGCTGAGAGCCATATGAGCCAGGCTGCAGCGGCACAAGACAGCGGAACGGTCTCCTGGTTCTACGAGTACGTCCTCTTGTGTACCCAGGCCCTGCTGGACGAGGCGCAAGGGCATCCCGAGCGGGCCTTCCGCCGGTTGGCGCACAGCTTCGATGCCGGAATCGGGCATCTGCCCGGTCAGCTGATCCTCAGCTTCCTGACACCCGATCTGGTCCGACTCGCGCTTGACCAGGGCGACTCGCCGGCAGCCCGGCGTTACGCGCAGGCGGCGCGCTCGCGTGCCGCACACAGCAGCGCTCCCTACCATCTGGGGGACGCCTGCCGGTGCGAGGGGCTCATCGCACAGGATCCGGAGCTGTTGCTGGAAGCAGCCCGTCACTACAGTGAAGCCACACGGCCGCTGAACCAGGCGCACGCCCTCACCGACGCCGCCGAGATGCACGCGATACGCGGCCGGCCCTCCGACGGCCGCGCCCACCTCGAGCGAGCTCTGGCGATCTACGCCGGCCTGGGCGCAGTCTGGGACGCGGCGCGTGCCACCGCCCGCCTTCGCGCGGTCTCCGTGAGCCGCGGCAACCGCGGCCCCCGCAACACCGTCCGCCTGGGATGGGAAGCACTCACCTCCACCGAGCGCATCATCGCCGGTCACGTCGCTGCTGGACACTCCAACCCCGAAACAGCCGCCCGCATGTGCATCTCGCGCCGCACCGTCAGCACCCACGTCTCCAACATCTTGCGCAAGCTCGGACTGACCTCGCGAGTAGAGCTGGCCACCGAAGTGATCCGCCGCAACAGCCTGCCCGAACACCAGCAGCCCTGA
- a CDS encoding helix-turn-helix domain-containing protein codes for MILLQDEPLAQALAAQWLRPLAGLTPRQSERLEATLLAWLERGGAPEAAKALNVHPQTVRYRMRQLEKLFGPQLRDPRTRFELKMTLHTRRLMAQIRIPHARRGRRTDRVTTANFTPLAVETSARVNGL; via the coding sequence GTGATCCTCCTCCAGGACGAACCGCTGGCCCAGGCGCTGGCCGCCCAATGGCTGCGGCCCCTGGCAGGCCTGACCCCACGCCAGAGCGAGCGGCTGGAGGCGACCCTGCTCGCCTGGCTCGAACGCGGTGGCGCCCCAGAGGCCGCAAAGGCCCTGAACGTGCATCCCCAGACCGTCCGGTACCGCATGCGGCAACTGGAGAAACTCTTCGGACCGCAGCTACGTGACCCCCGTACCCGGTTCGAACTGAAGATGACCTTGCACACCCGCCGGCTGATGGCGCAGATTCGGATTCCGCACGCGCGGCGGGGCCGCAGAACGGACCGCGTCACCACAGCGAACTTCACACCGCTGGCCGTGGAAACAAGCGCCCGCGTCAACGGCCTGTGA